The following are encoded together in the Parabacteroides chongii genome:
- the secDF gene encoding protein translocase subunit SecDF — MQNKGFVKVFAVLLTLVCLFYLSFSFVTRYYNNKAAEYAGGDPSKESLYLDSLSTQKVWLGYTLKQCREMEISLGLDLKGGMNVVLELNVADVIRSLSNNNQDENFNKALDLAYARQATSQKDFIDLFAEEYKNLDNGARLSAVFSTFELKDKITPQSTDAQVVAVLKDELKSAIDNSFNVLRTRIDRFGVVSPNIQRLETAGRILVELPGVKEPERVRKLLQGSANLEFWETYQLPEVYQQLVAADNILATVLAEHQDEATVTETETVAADGAETTATEAVTDNAAATSEADSLLQQIAQDKPETQANQSMEEFAKQHPLFALLQINQYNGQLGRGASVGVANVRDIPKINEYLAMKQVKDVLPRNLSLKWGVKAIDEKEQFFELYAIKVTNRDGTPALGGDVVTDANADFVQQAGRSEQQVSMAMNAEGAKAWARLTKENIGKAIAIVLDDMVYSAPNVNDEITGGRSQITGHFTPEEAKDLANVLKSGKMAASVHIVQEDVVGPSLGQEAISSGVISFALALILLMIYMCAFYGIIPGLIADGALVLNIFFTMGILASFQAVLTLPGIAGMVLTLGMAVDANVLIYERTKEELRAGKSLGKAIADGYSNAFSAIFDSNLTSIITGVVLFYFGTGPIRGFATTMIIGLFASFLTAVFLTRIVYEALLAKDKLKNVTFVTSITKDLLTNPKINFLGARKIGYLIPAGIIVLGAISMMTIGLNNGIDFTGGRNYIVRFDQDVKTDEVRNMLDEKLDGAVSVITIGTPDQVRVSTNFKIDDADPAVDQEIENLLFEGVKPLLPEGTTLDQFTTTYIQSSQKVGPSMADDIKNSAIMAVIFAMFCMAAYILLRFRDVSFSIGAFASVAVTTLCIISFYTLLWKVLPFSMEVDQTFIAAILTIIGYSINDTVVVFDRIRETIGLYPKRDRYQVINDALNSTLSRTFNTSLTTLVVVLCIFILGGSTIRSFTFAILLGIIIGTYSTLFVATPIAYELQKKKINKKAAAEIAK; from the coding sequence ATGCAAAACAAAGGATTTGTAAAGGTCTTCGCGGTGTTACTTACGCTTGTATGTTTGTTCTATCTATCGTTCTCATTTGTAACAAGATATTACAACAATAAAGCCGCTGAGTATGCAGGCGGGGATCCGTCGAAAGAGAGTCTTTATTTAGACTCATTATCTACTCAGAAGGTGTGGCTGGGCTATACGCTCAAGCAGTGCCGTGAAATGGAAATTAGTTTAGGACTTGACCTGAAGGGCGGTATGAACGTCGTTCTGGAGTTGAATGTGGCTGATGTGATCCGCTCACTTTCAAATAACAACCAGGATGAGAACTTCAACAAAGCATTGGATTTGGCCTATGCACGCCAGGCAACCAGTCAAAAGGACTTTATTGACTTGTTTGCAGAAGAATACAAGAACCTGGACAATGGAGCACGCCTGTCTGCCGTTTTCAGTACTTTCGAATTGAAAGATAAAATTACTCCTCAGAGCACAGATGCTCAGGTTGTTGCAGTGTTGAAAGATGAGTTGAAAAGTGCTATTGATAATTCATTCAACGTATTGCGTACCCGTATCGACCGTTTCGGTGTGGTATCTCCTAACATCCAGCGCTTGGAAACAGCAGGACGTATCCTGGTGGAACTTCCGGGTGTAAAAGAACCTGAACGTGTACGTAAATTGTTACAGGGCAGTGCTAACCTGGAATTTTGGGAAACTTATCAGTTACCGGAAGTTTACCAGCAGTTGGTTGCTGCCGATAATATATTGGCAACTGTTCTGGCTGAACACCAAGACGAAGCAACTGTTACTGAAACAGAAACTGTTGCTGCTGACGGTGCTGAAACAACAGCGACAGAAGCCGTTACTGACAATGCCGCTGCTACAAGCGAAGCTGATTCTTTGCTACAGCAGATCGCTCAGGACAAACCTGAAACTCAGGCTAACCAGTCGATGGAAGAATTTGCAAAACAGCATCCGTTGTTTGCTTTATTGCAGATCAACCAGTATAATGGTCAGTTAGGACGTGGTGCATCTGTTGGTGTGGCTAACGTAAGAGACATTCCTAAGATCAACGAATATCTGGCTATGAAGCAGGTAAAGGACGTATTGCCTCGCAACCTGTCTTTGAAATGGGGTGTGAAAGCTATCGACGAAAAAGAACAGTTCTTCGAATTATATGCTATCAAGGTGACTAACCGTGACGGTACACCCGCTTTGGGTGGTGACGTTGTAACGGATGCTAACGCTGACTTCGTTCAGCAGGCTGGCCGTTCAGAACAGCAGGTTAGTATGGCTATGAACGCAGAAGGAGCTAAAGCATGGGCTCGTCTGACAAAAGAAAATATCGGTAAAGCAATCGCTATCGTTTTGGATGACATGGTTTATTCTGCTCCGAACGTAAACGATGAAATTACCGGCGGTCGTTCTCAGATTACAGGTCACTTCACTCCGGAAGAAGCGAAGGACTTAGCCAACGTATTGAAATCAGGTAAGATGGCTGCTTCTGTACATATCGTACAGGAAGACGTAGTCGGTCCGTCACTGGGTCAGGAAGCTATCAGTTCAGGTGTTATCTCATTTGCACTGGCATTGATCCTGTTGATGATCTATATGTGTGCATTCTACGGAATTATCCCGGGGCTGATTGCCGACGGTGCTTTGGTATTGAATATCTTCTTTACAATGGGTATCCTTGCTTCTTTCCAGGCTGTACTTACTTTGCCGGGTATTGCCGGTATGGTGTTGACGCTGGGTATGGCAGTCGATGCGAACGTATTGATCTATGAACGTACAAAAGAAGAGCTTCGTGCAGGCAAGTCGTTAGGTAAAGCTATTGCCGACGGTTACAGCAATGCATTTTCTGCTATCTTCGACTCCAACTTGACATCTATCATTACGGGTGTTGTATTGTTCTACTTCGGTACAGGTCCTATCCGTGGTTTCGCAACTACGATGATCATCGGTCTGTTCGCATCTTTCCTTACAGCAGTCTTCTTGACTCGTATCGTTTACGAAGCATTGCTGGCTAAAGATAAACTGAAGAATGTAACGTTCGTAACATCTATCACAAAAGACCTGTTGACTAATCCGAAGATCAACTTCCTGGGTGCCCGTAAGATCGGTTATCTGATTCCTGCCGGTATTATCGTTCTGGGAGCTATCTCCATGATGACAATCGGTTTGAATAATGGTATCGACTTCACAGGTGGACGTAACTATATCGTTCGTTTTGATCAGGACGTGAAGACGGATGAAGTTCGTAATATGCTGGACGAAAAGTTGGATGGTGCTGTAAGTGTTATCACGATCGGTACTCCGGACCAGGTTCGTGTATCTACCAACTTCAAGATCGACGATGCTGATCCTGCAGTAGACCAGGAAATCGAAAATCTGTTGTTCGAAGGTGTTAAGCCGTTGCTTCCGGAAGGTACGACATTGGATCAGTTCACAACGACTTATATCCAGAGTTCTCAGAAAGTTGGACCGAGTATGGCTGACGACATCAAGAACAGCGCTATCATGGCGGTTATCTTCGCGATGTTCTGTATGGCTGCTTATATCCTGCTTCGTTTCCGTGATGTATCGTTCTCAATCGGTGCATTTGCATCTGTTGCAGTAACAACATTGTGTATCATTTCTTTCTATACATTATTATGGAAAGTGTTGCCGTTCTCTATGGAGGTCGACCAGACATTTATCGCGGCTATCCTGACGATTATCGGTTACTCTATCAATGATACCGTGGTTGTATTCGACCGTATCCGTGAAACGATCGGTCTGTATCCGAAACGTGACCGTTACCAGGTAATTAATGACGCATTGAACTCTACATTATCCCGTACATTCAATACCTCATTGACTACATTGGTTGTTGTACTGTGTATCTTTATCCTGGGTGGTAGCACAATCCGTAGCTTTACGTTCGCTATCCTGTTGGGTATTATCATCGGTACTTATTCTACTCTGTTTGTTGCAACTCCGATTGCATACGAATTGCAGAAGAAGAAAATAAACAAGAAAGCTGCAGCTGAAATTGCCAAGTAA
- the hutI gene encoding imidazolonepropionase: MEGDKLLIRNASQVITCSGFAAKRGAEMSNLHIIDDGAVVISGGIITHVGPTSEILRTVDADDYLEIDATGRTLLPGFVDSHTHFLFGGYRETIFSERLKGNGSLSAGEYREDVLGTVGTTRSCDFEQLWETGYERLDEMFNMGVTTVEGKSGYGLDLETELKQLRVMSDLNEEHPIDVVSTYFGGHVTPSEYMHQTDDYITYMIETILPELRLERSVSFCDVYCDQGLFSLRQAERLLRAARSQRFKLKMHTDSMASFDGAELAARLKTVSADHLLHVSDEGIKRLARSGVVATLLPFSSFSQNKPYPRGREMIDAGCAVALASDYNPGNCYSCSIPMLFALACIQMKLTPEEAVTALTINGAAALGLAGKTGSIDVGKKADLILLKHPSYKFLPYNIGMNIVDTVIKDGILYMI, translated from the coding sequence ATGGAAGGAGATAAATTACTAATAAGGAACGCCTCGCAAGTTATTACCTGCTCCGGTTTTGCAGCCAAAAGAGGTGCGGAAATGTCTAACCTTCATATTATAGACGATGGTGCCGTCGTCATTTCCGGCGGTATAATCACACATGTCGGTCCGACCAGTGAGATTTTACGTACAGTCGATGCGGATGATTATCTGGAAATCGATGCAACGGGACGAACGTTACTTCCCGGCTTTGTAGACAGCCATACGCATTTCCTTTTCGGAGGTTACCGGGAAACGATCTTTTCCGAACGTTTAAAGGGAAATGGCTCCTTGTCTGCCGGAGAATATCGTGAAGATGTTTTGGGGACTGTCGGTACTACTCGTTCATGTGATTTTGAACAACTGTGGGAAACGGGTTATGAGCGTCTGGATGAAATGTTCAACATGGGAGTGACGACCGTAGAGGGAAAGAGTGGTTATGGATTGGATCTGGAGACGGAACTGAAACAACTTCGTGTAATGTCCGATCTGAATGAAGAGCATCCGATAGATGTTGTATCTACCTATTTCGGAGGACATGTTACTCCATCCGAATATATGCATCAGACAGACGATTATATCACTTATATGATAGAAACGATTTTACCGGAGCTACGTTTGGAAAGGTCGGTTTCTTTCTGTGATGTGTATTGTGACCAGGGCTTGTTTTCTTTGCGGCAGGCAGAACGTTTGCTTCGTGCAGCCCGCAGCCAGCGTTTCAAACTGAAAATGCATACGGATTCAATGGCGTCTTTTGACGGGGCGGAATTGGCTGCCCGGCTGAAAACAGTCAGTGCTGATCATTTGCTGCATGTTTCAGACGAGGGTATTAAGCGTTTGGCACGTAGCGGGGTTGTGGCTACTTTACTTCCGTTCAGTTCTTTTTCACAAAACAAACCGTATCCTCGTGGGCGTGAAATGATAGATGCCGGTTGTGCGGTTGCTTTGGCTTCCGATTATAATCCGGGAAATTGTTATTCCTGTTCCATTCCGATGTTATTTGCCCTGGCATGTATTCAGATGAAACTGACACCCGAAGAAGCGGTGACCGCTCTGACTATAAACGGTGCTGCAGCCTTGGGATTGGCAGGGAAGACCGGAAGTATCGATGTCGGTAAGAAAGCGGATCTGATACTGTTGAAACATCCGTCTTATAAGTTCCTGCCTTATAATATAGGAATGAACATTGTGGATACGGTGATTAAGGATGGTATTCTGTATATGATTTGA
- a CDS encoding RNA polymerase sigma factor produces MGEAELIKQCMRGVNAARKELYDTYAEQMLSICFRYTGGMDVAYDLLHDGFLKVFASFSSFSYRGEGSLKAWMSRIFVNTALEYLRKKDVLKQVVPLDSIAETEEEPPEEIEQIPTSVLMQFVQELPTGYRTVFNLYTFEERSHKEIAELLHINERSSSSQLCRAKAMLIKKVNDYIQKEARR; encoded by the coding sequence ATGGGTGAAGCAGAACTGATAAAGCAGTGTATGCGGGGTGTGAATGCAGCCCGTAAAGAACTCTACGATACTTATGCGGAACAGATGTTGAGCATCTGTTTCCGGTACACAGGAGGTATGGACGTAGCTTACGATCTGTTGCATGACGGATTTTTGAAAGTATTCGCCTCCTTCTCAAGTTTTTCGTACCGTGGAGAAGGGAGTTTGAAAGCGTGGATGAGCCGTATATTTGTAAATACGGCATTGGAGTACCTTCGGAAAAAGGATGTCCTCAAACAAGTAGTCCCCCTTGACAGTATTGCTGAGACAGAAGAAGAGCCTCCGGAGGAGATCGAACAGATCCCGACGTCGGTCCTGATGCAATTCGTCCAGGAGTTACCGACGGGCTATCGCACCGTGTTTAACTTATATACGTTTGAAGAACGAAGTCATAAAGAAATTGCCGAGCTTTTACACATAAACGAACGATCATCGTCGTCGCAGTTGTGCCGGGCGAAAGCAATGCTGATAAAGAAAGTAAACGATTACATTCAGAAAGAAGCCAGAAGATGA
- a CDS encoding outer membrane beta-barrel protein: protein MKMEDKLIEEYRNRSVEYRLPLPEDGWERLEAAFAPAPEVRRFPYRWLAAAVSFLAVLGSALYFMGIDKEIEPVLSDIVLPVPQGETPSVTPVPVVPVEPIAPQPITKTLVAKVKKVEAELPDLSQVVSEVYMSISAYFHGEITEENVAENNSYNNRSVVESGRYEYVPEKSYEPVPVKAASSPKGWTFGLYAGNMFNGNTSATGGLQMFSMPATRSDVSVNNNPGSGTFDDYMNHVASNAPYFRETADFTMFEKIAAENYQRPTGTKMKHRFPLSAGVTVKKQISDRFSLESGLVYTFLSSELTAGEGDYYKQEQRLHYLGIPVKVNYTIWKKDRLSLYASAGAMAEMCVDGSLNTDYYLNNARQRKSKTDLDVDKVQFSALASLGVQYDIAKPVSIYAEPGIAYYFDDKSVVETIRKEQPLCASVQFGVRFAF, encoded by the coding sequence ATGAAGATGGAAGATAAATTAATTGAGGAATACCGGAATCGGTCGGTTGAATACCGTCTGCCGTTGCCGGAGGATGGCTGGGAGAGGCTGGAAGCTGCGTTCGCTCCGGCTCCTGAAGTTCGTCGCTTCCCTTATCGTTGGTTGGCGGCAGCAGTGTCTTTCTTGGCAGTTTTGGGGTCTGCTCTTTACTTTATGGGGATAGATAAGGAGATAGAACCGGTCTTGTCGGACATCGTTCTTCCTGTTCCACAAGGTGAGACTCCGTCTGTTACACCTGTTCCGGTCGTGCCGGTTGAGCCGATAGCGCCGCAACCGATCACAAAAACACTGGTAGCCAAGGTAAAAAAGGTTGAAGCTGAATTGCCGGACTTGTCGCAGGTGGTGTCGGAAGTGTACATGTCTATCTCAGCCTATTTTCATGGAGAGATAACAGAAGAGAATGTTGCGGAAAATAATTCGTACAACAATCGTTCGGTAGTGGAAAGCGGACGGTATGAATATGTTCCGGAGAAGAGTTACGAGCCGGTTCCGGTGAAAGCTGCTTCTTCCCCGAAAGGGTGGACATTCGGTTTATATGCCGGAAATATGTTTAACGGCAATACCTCTGCCACAGGAGGTTTGCAGATGTTCAGCATGCCGGCAACCCGTTCGGATGTAAGTGTGAATAATAACCCGGGTTCAGGGACATTCGACGACTATATGAATCATGTGGCGTCGAATGCTCCTTACTTCCGGGAAACAGCTGATTTTACGATGTTTGAGAAGATCGCTGCCGAAAATTACCAGCGCCCGACGGGGACTAAGATGAAACACCGTTTCCCTCTTTCTGCGGGTGTTACGGTGAAGAAACAGATCAGCGACCGGTTCTCGCTGGAGAGCGGACTGGTTTATACCTTCCTTTCTTCGGAACTGACAGCCGGCGAAGGGGATTATTACAAGCAGGAACAGCGGTTACACTATCTGGGAATACCTGTGAAAGTGAATTATACCATCTGGAAGAAAGACCGTTTATCTCTCTATGCTTCTGCGGGGGCGATGGCGGAGATGTGTGTGGACGGAAGTTTGAATACGGATTATTATCTGAATAACGCCCGTCAGCGTAAAAGTAAGACTGACCTCGATGTGGATAAAGTGCAGTTCTCTGCCCTGGCATCGCTCGGGGTACAATATGATATAGCAAAACCCGTTAGTATCTATGCCGAACCCGGTATCGCCTATTATTTTGATGATAAGAGTGTGGTTGAGACGATCCGGAAAGAGCAGCCACTCTGTGCATCGGTGCAATTCGGCGTGAGATTTGCTTTTTGA
- a CDS encoding Mrp/NBP35 family ATP-binding protein: protein MAIYPKLIMDALAKVRYPGTGKDLVEMGMVEDNIRIDGNKVSFSLLFEKPNDPFIKSVVKAAETAILTYVGEEVDIKGNIEVLARQAARPEPDKLLPQVKNIIAVSSGKGGVGKSTVAANLAVALAGLGYKVGLLDADIFGPSQPKMFNVEDARPYMEEVDGRDLIQPAENYGVKLLSIGFFVNKEDAVLWRGAMASNALKQLIGDANWGDLDYFLIDLPPGTSDIHLTMVQTLAITGAIVVSTPQEVALADARKGISMFTGEKINVPVLGLVENMAWFTPAELPENKYYLFGKEGAKRLAEELNVPLLGQIPIVQSICEGGDNGTPVALNPDTITGAAFRDLAENVVEQINYRNANIAPTQRVNVSKS from the coding sequence ATGGCTATATATCCTAAACTAATCATGGACGCACTAGCCAAAGTGCGTTACCCGGGGACAGGGAAAGACCTTGTCGAAATGGGCATGGTGGAAGACAACATACGGATCGACGGCAATAAGGTAAGTTTCTCACTCCTTTTCGAGAAACCTAACGATCCGTTTATCAAATCAGTCGTAAAGGCTGCCGAAACAGCCATCCTTACCTATGTAGGTGAAGAGGTCGACATCAAAGGAAACATCGAAGTGCTGGCACGTCAGGCAGCACGTCCCGAACCGGACAAACTGCTTCCGCAGGTAAAAAATATCATTGCCGTATCTTCCGGAAAGGGAGGTGTAGGTAAAAGTACGGTTGCAGCCAACCTGGCTGTGGCACTGGCCGGTCTCGGTTATAAAGTAGGTTTGCTGGATGCTGATATTTTCGGTCCTTCGCAACCCAAAATGTTCAATGTAGAGGACGCCCGTCCTTATATGGAAGAGGTTGACGGACGCGATTTGATCCAGCCGGCAGAAAACTACGGAGTCAAACTGCTGTCGATCGGTTTCTTTGTGAATAAAGAAGATGCCGTTCTATGGCGCGGTGCTATGGCAAGCAATGCCCTGAAGCAGTTAATCGGCGATGCCAACTGGGGCGACCTCGATTATTTCCTGATCGACCTGCCACCGGGAACAAGTGATATTCATCTGACAATGGTACAGACACTGGCTATCACCGGTGCTATCGTTGTCAGCACACCGCAGGAAGTTGCCCTGGCCGATGCCCGCAAAGGTATCAGCATGTTTACCGGCGAAAAGATCAATGTCCCGGTACTGGGACTGGTCGAAAATATGGCCTGGTTCACCCCTGCCGAACTCCCGGAAAACAAATATTACCTGTTCGGTAAAGAAGGAGCCAAACGTCTGGCAGAAGAACTGAATGTTCCCCTGTTAGGACAAATACCTATTGTACAAAGTATCTGTGAGGGAGGCGACAACGGTACACCTGTTGCCCTAAACCCCGATACGATCACCGGAGCCGCTTTCCGCGATCTGGCAGAGAACGTAGTCGAACAGATCAATTACCGCAATGCAAACATAGCTCCTACACAACGGGTTAATGTCAGTAAAAGTTGA
- the trmB gene encoding tRNA (guanosine(46)-N7)-methyltransferase TrmB, whose protein sequence is MGKNKLAKFDDMAEYPHVFQYPFAVLQEKGFELKGHWHKEFFKNDNPIVLELGCGKGEYTVGLARLFPDKNFIGVDIKGARMWTGAKDSYESGMTNVAFLRTSIELISHFFAAGEVAEIWLTFPDPQMKKVNKRLTSTRFMKMYREILSGDGIIHLKTDSNFMYTYTCEMVKANNYPVLFSNNDLYHSGLVDDILSIKTYYEQQWLDRGLNIKYIKFVCEERDELIEPDVEIELDPYRSFNRSKRSALASGK, encoded by the coding sequence ATGGGAAAAAATAAGTTAGCAAAGTTTGACGATATGGCGGAATATCCGCATGTTTTCCAGTATCCGTTTGCCGTTCTGCAAGAGAAAGGATTTGAGTTGAAAGGACACTGGCACAAGGAGTTTTTCAAGAATGACAATCCGATCGTACTTGAATTGGGTTGCGGTAAAGGTGAATATACAGTGGGACTGGCACGGTTGTTTCCCGATAAGAACTTTATCGGCGTAGACATCAAAGGTGCACGCATGTGGACCGGAGCCAAAGACTCTTACGAATCGGGAATGACCAACGTTGCTTTCCTCCGGACCAGCATCGAACTGATCTCTCATTTTTTTGCAGCCGGTGAGGTTGCCGAAATATGGCTTACCTTCCCCGACCCACAGATGAAAAAGGTCAACAAGCGCCTGACATCCACCCGCTTCATGAAGATGTACCGCGAAATACTGTCCGGCGACGGCATTATCCACCTCAAAACCGACAGCAATTTCATGTACACGTACACCTGCGAAATGGTGAAAGCCAACAACTACCCCGTCTTGTTCAGCAACAACGACCTGTATCATTCAGGACTGGTAGACGACATCCTATCTATCAAAACCTATTACGAACAGCAATGGCTCGACCGCGGACTGAACATCAAATACATCAAGTTTGTTTGTGAGGAAAGAGATGAACTGATCGAACCGGATGTAGAGATCGAACTCGATCCTTACCGCAGTTTCAACCGGAGCAAGCGCAGTGCACTGGCTTCCGGCAAATAA
- a CDS encoding ORF6N domain-containing protein, giving the protein MELQLIQQKIFEIRGYRVMMDYDLAKLYEVETKELKRAVKRNITRFPSDFMFELSEKEYEALRYQFGTSNSTDHLRSQFVTSKRGGNRYLPFAFTEQGVAMLSGILRSPKAIEINIAIMRAFVLLRELTTGYTEIKKQLDQFMLDTNLQIADIYDILNEMALKQKQQDKPRNPVGYVIPKK; this is encoded by the coding sequence ATGGAATTACAACTGATACAACAAAAGATTTTTGAGATCAGAGGGTATAGGGTGATGATGGATTATGATCTGGCAAAACTCTACGAAGTAGAAACAAAAGAATTAAAACGAGCTGTAAAGCGAAATATTACTCGTTTTCCTTCCGATTTTATGTTCGAACTTTCTGAGAAAGAGTATGAAGCTTTGAGGTACCAATTTGGCACCTCAAACTCCACAGACCATTTGAGGTCACAATTTGTGACCTCAAAAAGAGGAGGTAACAGATATCTACCTTTTGCTTTTACAGAGCAAGGAGTTGCTATGCTATCCGGTATTCTCAGAAGTCCCAAAGCTATTGAAATCAACATTGCCATCATGCGTGCTTTCGTCTTGCTACGCGAATTGACAACCGGTTATACAGAAATAAAAAAACAGTTAGATCAGTTTATGCTTGATACAAACCTGCAAATTGCTGATATTTATGATATACTGAATGAAATGGCTTTAAAACAAAAACAGCAGGATAAGCCACGCAACCCGGTTGGATATGTCATCCCGAAAAAATAA
- a CDS encoding LytR/AlgR family response regulator transcription factor → MNCIIVDDEPLAREAVEMLINETGGLTLAGSFNNATSAARFIEEHPVDLIFLDIRMPKVTGLEFARTIPKSTLVIFTTAYAEYAIDSYEVDAVDYLVKPIVSERFQKAVEKAKSYHALLLTEEKENIENVESEFMFVKSERRFFKVNFKDILFIEGLKDYVIIQLPDQRIITKTSMKAIHELLPKVFLRVNRSYIVNTQQIASFDNNDIYIDKYEIAIGNNYRDIFFDEFVAKMGRL, encoded by the coding sequence ATGAACTGTATCATCGTAGACGACGAACCTCTGGCCCGTGAAGCGGTAGAGATGCTGATAAATGAAACCGGAGGACTGACACTGGCCGGTAGTTTCAACAATGCCACTTCGGCTGCCCGGTTTATCGAAGAACATCCGGTCGACCTGATATTTCTGGATATCCGCATGCCCAAAGTAACCGGACTGGAGTTCGCCCGTACCATTCCTAAAAGCACTCTCGTGATATTCACTACTGCTTATGCAGAATATGCAATCGACAGTTACGAGGTGGATGCCGTCGATTACCTGGTGAAACCGATTGTCTCCGAGAGATTCCAAAAAGCGGTTGAGAAAGCCAAATCATATCATGCACTTCTGTTGACGGAAGAAAAGGAAAATATCGAAAACGTGGAGAGCGAATTCATGTTTGTCAAGTCCGAACGTCGTTTCTTCAAAGTCAATTTTAAAGATATATTGTTCATCGAGGGGTTAAAAGATTATGTAATCATTCAACTTCCCGATCAGCGCATCATCACCAAAACCAGCATGAAAGCGATACACGAACTACTCCCCAAAGTATTCCTGCGGGTAAACCGTTCTTACATCGTCAACACCCAACAAATAGCCTCTTTCGACAATAACGATATCTACATCGACAAATACGAAATAGCCATCGGCAACAATTACCGCGATATCTTCTTTGATGAATTTGTTGCAAAAATGGGAAGGCTGTAA
- a CDS encoding sensor histidine kinase, whose protein sequence is MANNIDYIVSDFLLSPRKRIYRHLLLQLVVFLITINVFWDTPDELIITPARIRSWIGYFLLIDILIYVNAYVLVPRFLLKGRLLLYLITAFTLILVSIVTLGSLQTLFEDTRFEELPSSQSVIWLNILSSTISTGLLVAGSSAMMLFKHWISNNQRVSELEAATLQSELKFLKSQINPHFLFNMLNNVYVLIRKERDEAADVLFKLEDLLRYQFNDSAQDRIQLSSDIRFMSDFLNLEKIRRDKFNYTISKEGDINSVWLPPLLFIPFVENAVKHNTDGENASFVYLSFNVQDNRLTFRCENSKPAEEEEKDNRIGGLGLKNIRRRLDLLYPGRHSLEIIEDKHSYIVNLHLDL, encoded by the coding sequence ATGGCAAATAATATAGATTATATAGTATCTGATTTCCTGTTAAGTCCGCGGAAAAGGATTTACAGGCATCTCCTGTTGCAACTGGTCGTTTTTCTTATCACGATCAACGTATTCTGGGATACGCCGGACGAACTGATCATTACTCCGGCACGTATCCGTTCATGGATAGGTTATTTCCTGCTCATCGACATACTCATTTATGTAAATGCTTATGTATTGGTACCACGGTTTCTGCTCAAAGGGCGTCTGCTTCTTTACCTGATCACGGCATTTACATTGATTCTTGTATCGATTGTGACATTAGGGTCTCTCCAAACTCTTTTCGAAGATACACGGTTTGAGGAGCTGCCATCCAGCCAGTCGGTAATCTGGTTAAATATCCTGTCTTCAACAATATCCACTGGCTTGTTGGTTGCCGGTTCTTCTGCTATGATGCTCTTTAAACATTGGATCAGCAACAATCAGCGTGTCAGCGAACTGGAAGCCGCCACCCTGCAATCGGAGTTGAAATTCCTGAAAAGCCAGATCAATCCTCACTTTCTGTTTAATATGCTGAACAATGTATATGTACTGATCAGGAAAGAACGTGACGAAGCAGCAGATGTATTGTTCAAATTGGAAGACCTGTTGCGTTACCAGTTCAACGACAGTGCCCAGGACAGGATACAACTCAGTTCTGACATCCGTTTTATGAGTGATTTCCTGAATCTGGAGAAGATACGCCGGGATAAGTTCAATTATACCATTTCCAAAGAGGGCGATATCAACAGTGTATGGTTACCACCTCTGTTGTTCATCCCTTTTGTGGAAAATGCAGTCAAACACAATACAGACGGGGAGAATGCTTCGTTTGTATATCTTTCTTTCAATGTGCAGGATAACCGGTTGACCTTTCGGTGTGAAAACTCGAAGCCTGCCGAAGAGGAAGAAAAAGACAACCGTATCGGCGGACTGGGCCTGAAGAACATCAGGCGACGATTGGATTTACTGTATCCCGGCCGCCATTCGCTAGAAATCATAGAAGATAAACATAGTTACATCGTTAATTTACACCTGGACTTATGA